CACCGTTAAAGTCGCTCACTTTTCCACCGGCCTCTTCAATGAGGAGAACACCTGCGGCTATATCCCACGGGTGGAGGAACATTTCCCAGAAGCCGTCAAAAACGCCTTTAGCCGTGTAGGCAAGGTCAAGGGCAGCAGAACCGCAGCGTCTTATCCCAGATACGGAAAGGAAGACCTCCTTAAAACACTTCAGGTAGTCATCAAGGTACTTTTTCCCCCTAAAGGGAAATCCCGTAGCTATTAACGCCTCTTCAAAAGTCCTATCACTTACCTTGATTCTCTTCCCGTTACAGTAAGCTCCGCTTCCCTTCTCCGCTGTAAAGACCGTTTCTAAGGCCGGAGCGTTCACAACTGCGGCGACCAGCTCTCCCTTAAACTCCACTCCGATTGAGACACAGAAGGCCGGCAATCCGTGAATGAAGTTCTTTGTTCCGTCTAATGGGTCTATGTACCACTTCCAGTCGTTTCCTCCGTGAAGACCACTTTCCTCTGCAACTATAGTGTGGTGCGGGAACGTATCCTTTATAGTCTTAATAATAATCATTTCAGATTTTTTGTCAGCTTCCGTTACGTAGTCGTTCTTGGCTTTAAGCTCCACTTGGAGCTCGTTAAGGTGGGCAAAGTACTCCATTAGCGTCTCTGCAGCTCTCTCAGCAGC
The sequence above is a segment of the Phorcysia thermohydrogeniphila genome. Coding sequences within it:
- a CDS encoding inositol monophosphatase family protein, giving the protein MDKVIETAIKAAERAAETLMEYFAHLNELQVELKAKNDYVTEADKKSEMIIIKTIKDTFPHHTIVAEESGLHGGNDWKWYIDPLDGTKNFIHGLPAFCVSIGVEFKGELVAAVVNAPALETVFTAEKGSGAYCNGKRIKVSDRTFEEALIATGFPFRGKKYLDDYLKCFKEVFLSVSGIRRCGSAALDLAYTAKGVFDGFWEMFLHPWDIAAGVLLIEEAGGKVSDFNGERKFLESGNIIGASLNTYPELFRIVHKHLGG